In Treponema primitia ZAS-2, a genomic segment contains:
- a CDS encoding carbohydrate ABC transporter permease, protein MKKGRLFNKGFLKKKITAVIFFAVVVVLCIIFFSPFLIMLTTAFKTNKDAFTLPVQLLPRKLVFQNFPKAIQTIPYWKYMGNTVFITLFSVLGQLIVTPMVAYSLAKIKWRGSKIISGLLLATMMIPFTVTMIPLYRIYSKLHLTNTYVPLILPNFFGKAFYIIVVRQFFAGVPNSIMEASRIDGANELQRYVFIALPLCRPALVTVGIYAFLDAWSDYLAPLIYISNPSKLTLSLGLQQFLSQYTVDWSLLMAASLIFVIPVIVFFLFFQRYFVQGIATSGLKA, encoded by the coding sequence ATGAAAAAAGGTCGGCTGTTTAACAAGGGATTCCTTAAAAAGAAAATCACCGCCGTCATTTTTTTTGCGGTAGTGGTAGTTCTCTGCATTATCTTTTTTTCGCCCTTTCTTATCATGCTGACCACTGCTTTTAAAACCAACAAGGATGCGTTTACCCTGCCGGTACAGCTCCTGCCCAGAAAGCTGGTGTTTCAAAATTTTCCTAAGGCGATTCAAACCATACCCTATTGGAAGTACATGGGTAACACTGTCTTTATAACCCTGTTCTCCGTGCTGGGGCAGCTTATTGTTACTCCCATGGTGGCCTATTCCCTGGCAAAAATAAAATGGCGGGGCAGTAAAATTATTTCCGGTCTTTTACTGGCCACCATGATGATCCCCTTTACGGTGACCATGATACCCCTTTACCGGATCTATTCGAAACTGCATCTTACCAATACCTATGTTCCCCTGATACTTCCCAATTTTTTTGGCAAGGCCTTTTACATCATCGTTGTACGCCAATTTTTTGCCGGGGTGCCCAATTCGATTATGGAAGCCTCCCGTATTGACGGGGCCAATGAGCTGCAGCGCTATGTCTTTATCGCCCTGCCGCTCTGCAGGCCGGCCCTGGTTACCGTGGGGATCTACGCCTTTTTGGACGCCTGGAGCGATTATTTGGCCCCCCTTATCTACATCAGCAACCCGTCAAAACTAACCCTTTCTTTGGGGCTGCAGCAATTTTTAAGCCAATATACCGTTGACTGGTCCCTGCTCATGGCAGCATCCCTGATCTTTGTAATTCCGGTGATTGTGTTTTTTCTTTTCTTCCAACGGTATTTTGTACAGGGAATCGCTACCAGCGGTTTAAAGGCATAA